The window CAAAGCCAAGCCATGTGTCACCATAAGCGGACTGGCCCCAAGAGACACTGCTGAGCTGACTCTGGGCCCTGCCTGCGTCACTGGGAAAGGCTCTGCCTTCCTTTGTATTCTGTAGGCCTGCTTCCAAGCTCAGCCCCGGGGAGGAGCCCCTGTGCAGTCAGTGTCCCCTCAAGCTTGTTGAATTTCCACTAATGACAGCACTTTCTAACGCAATGGCGAGTACCAGCGATGCCTTGAACGAATTCATTGTAGGAGGGAAGTATAAACTGGTCAGAAAGATAGGCTCTGGCACCTTTGGAAGCATATATCTGTCTGTTGATGTCAGGACTGGGGAGCAAGTGGCGGTCAAATTAGAATCGCTAACTATCAGATACCCTCGACTGCTATACGAGAGCAGGTGCTACGCAATTCTACAGGGTGGTGTCGGGATTCCCCGCTTAAGATGGTACGGGCAAGACAAAGGCTACAATGCACTGGCCATGGATCTTTTGGGACCCAACCTGGAAGTCCTCTTCCGCTATTGTTCACGGACTTTCACTATGAAAACGGTTCTAATGCTAGCTGATCAGATGATTAAAATAATTGAATATGTGCACACTAACGACATTATACACAGGGACATTAAACCACACAACTTCCTGATTGGCCGTGGACGTCACTGTAATAAGGTTTTCCTGGTAGATTTTGGTATAGCAAAAAAGTACATGTACGGTCCCTCAGGCAAACACATTCCTTTCAATCAACGTAAAAATCCCTTGGGCACTCCTCTCTATGCCAGCCTCAATGCCCATCTTGGCTTTGAGCAGAGTCGCCGAGATGACCTGGAGGCGATAGGGTATGTCTTGATGTATTTCGCCAGAGGTGGCCTGCCATGGCAAGGCCTACCTGGTAACACGAAGAAACAACGTCATGAGAAGATTACCGAGACGAAGCTGTCCACCCCTGTAGAAGTTTTATGTGAAGGCTTTCCGTCCGAGTTCGCCACTTACTTAAACTATTGCCGTGCTCTGCAGTTTGAAGAAACTCCAGATTACGTGTATCTGAGGAGGTTATTCCACAATCTTTTCCGGAGTCTGAATGACCCTCCTGACTACACCTTTGACTGGGCAACAGTAAACACAAACTCAGCACAACCAGCTACAACTGTCTCCAGACAGGTTCAGGAAGACCATCTTCCCGCTCACTTACAAGGATGAATTGTGGAGCAACACAGGCTAGGAGCAAGAATCTAGAAGTTTTCTTCCATTGTATGGTAATCTATGGCTGTCCGGAGCGATTTGCTTGGCCTTCGACACTAAGCGCATTAAACACTGTCTGAAAAGCCTTGGTACTACTTTTTTCTGACTTGCAGTCACTGTTATTGTGAATGTTCGCTGAAATACAGAAACATGGGCTCTGGCGTGTTGCATTTTCTTAGGTAGAAAAGCAAGGGCTTGACACACACAAATTGGAGGAATGGTCCTGATGCCCATTTTTGGTAGGCTCTTTTACTGGACTGGACTGCTTTGATGTCACATTTCAGAAGAGTGCACAAAAATTTTCAGCCACAGTAGTGGTGATGATAAAGTCACACAACTTTGCATTCTCAGGTTATGCCCTTCTTTACAGTTTGCAGTTTGCATACTTTAGCATTTATGAAATGATTGGTCTCTGGTTTGCACTCCGGTTGATTGATCGGGTGGTCAATAAAGATGCCGAGTGTTTGAGCACATGAGGGTGTACCCGCTTACCTGTGCTGGAACTAGCAGCTTCTCATGGGAAGCctttatttaaacatttcttaCACCTCAGGTTAGCAAGCAATGGATCTTCCAAATGCTACGAATGCAATATTTTATTACAGTAAAACCCTGGAACAGCTCATCTGCTCTCTCCCATATAGACTGGCCCAGTCAGAATGTCCGATAAATGAAATCATTCAGTATGTCTTCTTTGATTTCTGacttgtgtggccatttgggggacaGAATTATTGTATCAGGTATATCTTCATCACTTTGATTTTTTATACATTAGTCAGCTTTTCCAACCACTACAAAAGCAATGGAAATAACCCCGATTACAATGACTGAATGAATTTGTGTGGGTAGTGCTAAAATTGGTTGACAATGCGTATAATCAATACAATACAGTACTCAAAACTTTTGCATTGCAAGTTagattctttcatttcatttcccaaataactgTGAAGGTTCTTCATGAATGCAATTGTAGCTTATGCACAGAATGAAACTCTAATTTATCTGCTGAATGTTTTCTATGATCTGTGGGAATTAATACATGAAGTAAAAAAGAGAAATcactatttgtatttatatttcaaagatataaaacctaaatgcttacataaaattttgcattgagggaatgtgtctttcttttaaaaaataattgtaattattggaaaggtaaatttcagagggaaggagagacagaaaatgctCTTCCATCCAAAAATAGCTACAACACctggactgagctgatccaaagccaccagccaggatctgggatccaggagactcttctgggtctcccactgtgtccccaggccattggcagggaagtggattggagGAAGCACAGTCTGAATAAAAAGTGATGCCCACTTGGAGTGCCTGCCAGTGCAGACATGGGCTTAGCCAGATGAGCTGGGCCACATTACACACTGAAGTGAAATAATCCTATTTCCTACAAGTGTAGTATCAAACATGCTGCAAAAATAAAGACACATGACCCAAATCAGTGtgcatgtgcacatacacacacacaccatatctcaaaaaaaaaaaaaccttaaaagcaAGAATCAAGTTCATTTAAGTGAGAGATTAGTTACATAATGGTGCTGtgaaatacaaacagaaaatatgaataaTGGTATAACAAAAATTCAATAACAGTCAGAAAATTTGCAGAATGCAGTCTAATGAAAGCACAACTTCCATGATGCAGCAACACAGCTCAAAATGCTTGATATTTACAGTTAATAGAGGCAGTTAGCATGTCAAGCCATACTCTCAGGACCTGAGTGATCCTGATTATCTAGGAACTCTGTGTTCTGTACTAATCGTGCTCAACCCCAAATGGTCACATACACCACCCCTCATCAAAAGTATAATTCATTTTAAACATTGTTACCCATCACCATGTCAGTTTCTCAAGCAGCTCCATAAATGGCTAGAGAGCGTGGGTAGATGATGCTTTGGGAGTGTTAAGGATGTTACAGGAAAGGGCTGGGGGAGTATTTCCTCTTTGAGGTTGAATGTTGGTATGTTTGAATTTCCCAATGACACATTATAAAACAGCACAGTTTACATAGGAGCATAATTAGGAACCTGTGATTGGACACAAGAAGTTAAGCTACCACCCGTGACACTAGCAGCCCAACATAGGAGTGCAGGTTTGTGTTCTAAAGGCTATGCTTCCTTGTGCAACCAGAACAACAGGGTGTGATACGCACTTGGGCCACTGTCACCTGTTTAGAATAACTTGAATGAGTTTCTTCTTCCAGCTATGTGAATAGCCAAGCCCAAAACTACAtgaccatttgatgagtgaaccagcaaaaggaagggtctttgattttgcttttcttttcttctttttccttttcttgtcttttcctatattttcttctattctttattttcttccttccttcctcctttctttctttctttctttctttctttctttctttctttctttctttctttctttctttctttctttctttcttttctttctttctttctttctttctttctttctattttcaaataaatttatcattATCAACACAATATAGaatgagaaaggaggaaggatgATGATTTTGGTCAAAAATATGTCACCAATGATCCATGGACATTGGAACTACATCATAACCAGTGCCTGATGTTTAATATAAAACGCATACACCAATGTTTAGTTTACCTGCCTGTCATACCCACCTCTTTGAAATCTTGCAACACAAGTATTAATATGAGATGCTCTACTGTGTTGGCACTAAACAATAtgacacacaaacacaggaaaACCAAGGACTGAAAGTAAAAGGAATCAATATGGAACAAATATGTCCAGACAATTGGGAAACGTAGCAAAAGAATAACAGCTGATTTTATACTATAAGCTACAAGAGTACAAAAACAACGGAAGACTAACTCTGAATTATTTACTTCACAGAGCATGAAGATTTATATCATGGTAAAACAGAACTTACTTGTTGGAATGTTAGAACATCGGAGTGAACAGAGCGGTTAAAGGAAAAGTTGTGTGCATTGATTCACTATGATAATGACCACAAGAGTACTTGGTActgtccaaaaccagaagccttaAACTCCAtatggatctcctacatggacaTCAGAGGCTGCGGCACTTGAGCCACCAACTCATGCCTTCCAACTTGACATTGTATTACATTTTTATGAAAGAAACAAGGGCTCCTTGAAGACATGAATGTTTAGTGACTGGATAAGTAGATATAAAAAGAAATTAGGGAATATATTTTTCAACCCTGAAAATACACACTGttcaaaataaatgtcaaaaaaaactACCATAAACCAAAGTCACTGCTGCATAGGTATCAACTAAAATACTTTGAGCTAGTTGGAGCTCCTGTATCCcacacagcaaaacaaataagACAGTATTAGATTATAAAATAAGCACCAATATCCAGGTCTCATGATGATTAATTAAATCACATAGACATAAACAATAGGTAAAGACAAAGCTACCATAACTAATAATTTCAAAATGCATGTAAGTTTTCTACACAGGAAAACACTGAATTAATGTAGCTCCTGTGAAGTACCTTCTTTAAAAGTGTACCGCTGTGAGGTTGAGGAACAGGGAAATGAGCCTCCGGTGAAGAAAACTGATGGACACCGTGTCAGTTATTCCAGCAAGATGTACACAAATTATAAATCATATTCATAGCCTGTACCTTGATATGATGGCCATTACATTTCAGAGCTTTTTCTAAAGTCCTTATACCAGAAGGTTATGCAAACATGTCATACAAATCCTGATGATACAGATTCAAAAAACAATACTGAGCCATGTGACTTCTGAGTTTTTCTTCACTAATCCAGTGTAAGGTCTGAATAGGAAACTCTACAATGACAAGAAGCCAAAAGTGACAGTAAAGCCAGCTTAAGTGTGTCCACTACACTGTTGTAATCCTGCAACAGATAAAGGGAATTATGAAAAAACTAACAAAATTTTGACCCTGTTTGCAGTTTAGTTAACAATATCTCAATATTGGTTTACTAGTTCTAACAAATGTACAACATTAATATCAAACATTAAAAATAGTGACAATCAGGAATGAGCTTATACGAACATTCTGTATTATCCACAAATTTCTGGCTATCCAAAGTTATTCTCAGACAGAGAAATCAAAAAGGTATTAGATATGTTTGTAATATGGTTCAAACAACTCAGGAAAGGGGTGATAtaagtatattttaaagaaaatttcactGTATTGACCAACGCTGGATGATAAATTCTGACCCAAATTTCtgttttacatatgtatatatataatatttttacatattacatatataattttcacagctacaagtttttttaaagctacaacatacaaattttaaaataagttttcaaaacagagaaaatgaaacttTGTTTGCAAAGGTGTGTATACTTAATCAGAATTCCATATGAagattgtaaggagttattccaatacctggtgccattccttcttcctcacagctcatgaagttcgcgccggcctagctatccaccaatcggatgtaacctggcattccacctgaatcccacctcccaatcttccagccccccccaactccgcccactcgccaatcatccctaggcattcacctgcaggcaccaatcccctgggggcctaccctcaatccctcccaatccccaccccctacacctggcagacaaaaaggcccccccaggtgcggctctttTTCTTTCCCCGCTCTTCCctcgccccccgcccccgctcttaccccgctctttccccgctcttatcccgctcttatcccgctcttatcTTACTCCTACCCCActcttatccctctcttatccctccttctctggactctctcttctctctcttgcttttctttgctctccggtcttcctccggcctcccttccccttcccctccaccctgttcctgccccgttggaataaacctcctaagacacctctttgcgtctggtgtgtttcagctcacggtaaagaaccaggttgtgggaattagctgcacgtaataatatcgtaataatatagtaatatcctatgaactagaactctaacatctttttaaataactaacaaagaTCATGATGTGATAACTGAGTTGGGGGCCATTGGCAAGTAGAGGTATTCTTGGGCCCAAGATGAAACCTTT is drawn from Ochotona princeps isolate mOchPri1 chromosome X, mOchPri1.hap1, whole genome shotgun sequence and contains these coding sequences:
- the LOC101530782 gene encoding casein kinase I-like encodes the protein MTALSNAMASTSDALNEFIVGGKYKLVRKIGSGTFGSIYLSVDVRTGEQVAVKLESLTIRYPRLLYESRCYAILQGGVGIPRLRWYGQDKGYNALAMDLLGPNLEVLFRYCSRTFTMKTVLMLADQMIKIIEYVHTNDIIHRDIKPHNFLIGRGRHCNKVFLVDFGIAKKYMYGPSGKHIPFNQRKNPLGTPLYASLNAHLGFEQSRRDDLEAIGYVLMYFARGGLPWQGLPGNTKKQRHEKITETKLSTPVEVLCEGFPSEFATYLNYCRALQFEETPDYVYLRRLFHNLFRSLNDPPDYTFDWATVNTNSAQPATTVSRQVQEDHLPAHLQG